A genomic stretch from Hemibagrus wyckioides isolate EC202008001 linkage group LG02, SWU_Hwy_1.0, whole genome shotgun sequence includes:
- the cdc42ep4a gene encoding cdc42 effector protein 4a, translating into MPILKQLVSSSSQTKRRSRMDLTTEMISAPLGDFRHTMHVGRGGDAFGDTSFLSSRSGEPPQDASSNPRSPKLGLLSRTFRSSKRSQSVTRVDQRDGTQLPPSDSPTYVKNALSLPFLNDGDGDTEGGRLLKSLASSPLKQQASNGAAAHGLDLELHERSFGELTDLRPSPYNGGGMKHAESVMSFHVDLGPSMLGEILGVMEKEEDDLGFEEGKNSDGQASPLLSHQRLEEEEDEMRVEEVKIEEEEQEMDLEVNDEATLDAPSSEDLGLRSEIISTPEPQHKHLQHSDSCSVSSSGSQTIEDKQILKPYQGDIDSTNYNYHPGEEGAFSSFLEDEDDEIRV; encoded by the coding sequence ATGCCCATCTTGAAGCAATTGGTGTCAAGCTCATCTCAGACCAAGCGACGCTCTCGCATGGACCTTACCACAGAGATGATTAGTGCTCCATTAGGAGATTTTCGTCACACCATGCATGTGGGCAGGGGTGGTGATGCTTTTGGGGACACATCCTTTCTCAGCAGCCGCTCCGGCGAACCCCCACAAGATGCCAGTTCCAATCCCCGCTCTCCCAAGCTGGGCCTACTGTCCAGGACTTTCAGAAGCAGCAAGCGGTCTCAGTCTGTCACTCGTGTGGACCAACGTGACGGCACACAACTACCCCCGAGTGATTCACCGACATATGTGAAGAATGCCCTGTCACTGCCTTTTCTGAATGATGGGGATGGGGATACTGAAGGTGGTCGGTTGCTCAAGAGCCTAGCCTCCAGCCCCCTGAAGCAGCAGGCCTCCAATGGCGCAGCCGCCCATGGTCTAGACCTGGAGCTCCACGAGAGATCCTTTGGAGAGCTGACCGACTTGCGACCCTCTCCATATAATGGAGGAGGCATGAAGCACGCTGAATCAGTTATGTCATTTCATGTGGATCTCGGGCCTTCTATGCTAGGAGAGATTCTAGGAGTcatggagaaggaggaagatgACCTGGGCTTTGAGGAGGGCAAAAACAGTGACGGACAGGCATCTCCTCTTCTCAGCCACCAAAGattagaggaggaggaggatgaaatGAGAGTGGAGGAGGTGAAaatagaggaggaggagcaggagatGGATCTGGAGGTGAACGATGAGGCTACTCTTGATGCTCCCAGTTCAGAAGATCTGGGACTTAGAAGTGAGATCATTAGCACCCCTGAGCCTCAACACAAACACCTGCAGCACTCTGACAGCTGCTCTGTCTCCAGCTCTGGATCCCAAACCATAGAGGACAAACAAATCTTAAAGCCCTATCAAGGAGACATAGACAGCACCAATTACAACTACCACCCTGGGGAGGAAGGAGCTTTCTCTTCGTTCTTGGAGGACGAGGATGATGAGATCCGTGTGTGA